A single region of the Photobacterium sanguinicancri genome encodes:
- a CDS encoding 6-pyruvoyl trahydropterin synthase family protein: MKLFVKDLTVIDASYLCATRGMVGESWILDVVMSGELNEMSMVLDFSRVKKQIKHLVDEYVDHRLLVPMRDPAVHLATTKDGYSTLDILRGEKGIHLHCPDEAYCLVDTDAITVETVTEHVYQVLKGELPANVQGLEITLRHENLDGAFYHYTHGLKKHDGNCQRIAHGHRSPIELLVNGKRDAEREQQWAQRWQDIYLGSAEDQANVNDLTLSQHAQSVSDETHYGFRYTAPQGEFELAIARTETEILDTDTTVELLAGYIAQQVKPTLKGDDILDVVAYEGVGKGAMASL, encoded by the coding sequence TTGAAGCTATTCGTTAAAGATCTTACCGTTATCGATGCCTCGTACCTCTGTGCAACACGCGGTATGGTTGGAGAAAGCTGGATTCTGGATGTGGTGATGTCTGGCGAGCTAAATGAAATGAGCATGGTGTTAGATTTCAGCCGAGTGAAAAAACAAATCAAACACTTAGTGGATGAATATGTTGATCACCGTTTGTTAGTGCCAATGCGCGATCCTGCGGTTCACCTTGCTACAACAAAAGACGGGTACTCAACGCTTGATATTCTACGTGGCGAAAAAGGGATCCACCTGCATTGCCCAGATGAAGCGTATTGTTTAGTCGATACTGATGCTATCACAGTTGAAACCGTGACAGAGCATGTATACCAAGTCTTAAAGGGTGAATTACCAGCCAATGTCCAAGGTCTGGAAATTACCTTACGCCATGAAAATCTTGATGGTGCTTTTTACCACTATACACATGGCTTGAAAAAGCATGATGGCAACTGCCAGCGTATTGCTCATGGCCACCGTTCGCCAATTGAATTATTGGTTAATGGCAAGCGTGATGCTGAACGTGAACAGCAATGGGCGCAACGTTGGCAAGATATTTACCTTGGTTCAGCGGAAGACCAAGCTAACGTGAACGACCTTACATTAAGCCAACATGCTCAATCAGTTTCGGATGAAACGCACTACGGTTTCCGTTACACAGCACCTCAAGGCGAATTTGAACTTGCGATTGCACGCACTGAAACGGAAATATTGGATACGGACACAACCGTAGAATTACTTGCGGGTTATATTGCGCAACAAGTGAAACCTACCTTGAAAGGCGATGACATACTGGATGTTGTGGCTTACGAAGGCGTAGGCAAAGGTGCAATGGCCTCGTTATAA
- a CDS encoding dienelactone hydrolase family protein: protein MNAQDKHIKHDAASQPLQPIPQEAFDWYDEYTHGLIDRREFLARLSGLAIVGMNLTLLTNALLPEYAQAEQISFNDPDILASYETFDSPNGHGEGRGYLVTPNPLPSNAPVVLVIHENRGLNPYIKDVARRAAKRGFITFAPDALYPLGGYPGNDDKGREMQKSLDQAKIEQDFIAAAQHLKKHANSNGQLGAVGFCFGGYVVNMLAATLAEDLNAGVPFYGTPPAKALRQQIKAPLQFHFASLDKRVNATWPDYEKDLDNMQAKYHAYLYQKVNHGFHNDSTARYAEAEAERAWQRTVDFFDAHLRT from the coding sequence ATGAACGCACAAGATAAACACATCAAACACGATGCCGCCTCGCAACCGCTTCAGCCTATCCCGCAAGAAGCGTTCGATTGGTACGATGAATATACCCATGGCTTAATCGATCGTCGGGAGTTTCTTGCACGGCTATCGGGGTTAGCTATCGTCGGGATGAACCTGACTTTACTCACCAATGCATTACTCCCTGAGTATGCACAAGCCGAGCAAATCTCGTTTAATGACCCAGATATTCTAGCCAGCTATGAAACCTTTGACTCACCTAACGGGCACGGTGAGGGCCGAGGTTATCTTGTCACACCGAACCCTTTACCAAGCAATGCCCCTGTGGTGCTAGTGATCCATGAAAACCGCGGTCTCAACCCTTATATCAAAGATGTTGCTCGACGCGCAGCAAAAAGAGGCTTTATCACGTTTGCACCCGATGCCTTATACCCACTAGGCGGCTACCCTGGCAATGATGATAAAGGCAGAGAAATGCAAAAAAGCCTCGACCAAGCCAAAATAGAACAAGATTTTATCGCAGCGGCACAGCACCTAAAAAAGCATGCTAACAGCAACGGGCAATTAGGTGCTGTTGGTTTTTGCTTTGGGGGCTATGTGGTCAATATGCTTGCAGCAACACTGGCTGAAGATCTCAATGCGGGCGTGCCTTTTTATGGGACACCACCAGCGAAGGCACTTCGCCAGCAAATCAAAGCCCCACTCCAGTTCCACTTTGCCAGCTTAGATAAACGCGTGAATGCCACATGGCCTGACTACGAAAAAGACTTAGATAACATGCAGGCGAAATATCACGCCTACCTTTACCAAAAGGTTAATCATGGCTTTCACAATGATTCAACTGCACGCTATGCAGAAGCCGAAGCCGAGCGCGCATGGCAACGAACTGTGGATTTTTTTGATGCTCATTTACGTACATGA
- a CDS encoding MipA/OmpV family protein, with the protein MNKTVSLWRCTLSTILVFSADINAQERFKDFTFIGAGAAVEESVFANDGAKPGAALYLFHHSQYGFIDGSLANFAITPWFGISGSVRLSQVSNDFTDLPDGINDRDSSGELGVTIGTLGARLTFLHDVTDKHNGYELQLHLGRAFDTPINNLVLSPYFEVDYRDRKLSEHLYSISPNESSASGLAQFDAKPSWVYKTGVIGLYDFSDKFLGISKLELEHHDSDSPLVQNNLGWKFSVGAAYKF; encoded by the coding sequence ATGAATAAAACGGTTTCATTGTGGCGTTGCACTCTTTCCACAATCTTAGTGTTTTCAGCCGATATCAATGCGCAGGAGAGGTTTAAAGACTTTACCTTTATTGGTGCGGGTGCTGCCGTTGAAGAGTCGGTATTTGCTAATGACGGTGCTAAACCTGGCGCGGCCCTGTACCTTTTTCATCACAGCCAATATGGCTTCATTGATGGTAGCCTCGCGAACTTTGCTATTACCCCTTGGTTTGGTATCTCTGGTAGCGTCCGCCTTTCTCAAGTATCGAATGACTTTACAGATCTGCCCGATGGCATCAATGATCGCGACAGCAGTGGTGAACTAGGCGTGACAATTGGTACCTTGGGTGCACGCCTAACCTTTCTCCATGATGTGACCGACAAACATAATGGCTATGAGCTTCAACTGCACTTAGGGCGAGCTTTCGATACACCCATTAATAACTTGGTATTATCACCCTATTTTGAAGTCGATTATCGAGATCGTAAACTGTCAGAGCACCTCTACAGTATCTCGCCAAACGAGTCGAGTGCATCAGGATTGGCACAATTCGATGCCAAGCCCTCTTGGGTCTACAAAACGGGGGTCATAGGTTTATATGACTTTTCTGACAAATTCTTAGGGATATCTAAGCTAGAACTTGAGCATCATGACAGCGATAGCCCTTTAGTACAGAACAACCTTGGCTGGAAATTTAGTGTTGGGGCGGCATACAAATTCTAA
- the cspE gene encoding transcription antiterminator/RNA stability regulator CspE, with protein sequence MSTGIVKWFNEEKGFGFITQDNGGADVFVHFRAIASEGFKTLAEGQKVSFETEQGQKGLQAANVVAL encoded by the coding sequence ATGTCTACTGGCATCGTAAAATGGTTTAACGAAGAGAAAGGTTTCGGTTTCATCACTCAAGACAACGGCGGCGCTGACGTATTCGTTCACTTCCGTGCTATCGCTTCAGAGGGTTTCAAAACTCTTGCTGAAGGTCAAAAAGTTTCTTTCGAAACTGAGCAAGGCCAAAAAGGTCTTCAAGCTGCAAACGTTGTAGCTCTATAA